One genomic segment of Ferrimonas sp. YFM includes these proteins:
- a CDS encoding thioredoxin family protein, whose translation MKKTTLLAMMLAPALMSPYAMANSGCGFEEGQKGPFATCTQEEKQEVILTGELAMADIIDAIPGYGDNFDSYAPQSNWVDALKAVDTPTEIVVIIGTWCPDCHRETPRFAKLLEQVGNDKLSVRYIGVDRQKSDPQNLAAAYEFKRIPTFMVIQDGKEIGRIVETPKHSLEQDLAEILK comes from the coding sequence ATGAAAAAGACAACTTTGCTGGCCATGATGCTGGCCCCGGCTTTGATGAGCCCCTACGCTATGGCAAACTCCGGCTGTGGTTTCGAAGAGGGCCAGAAGGGCCCCTTCGCCACCTGCACCCAAGAGGAGAAACAGGAGGTAATTTTGACCGGTGAACTGGCCATGGCCGACATTATTGACGCGATCCCCGGCTACGGAGACAACTTCGACAGCTACGCACCCCAGTCCAACTGGGTTGACGCCCTGAAGGCGGTAGACACCCCCACGGAGATCGTGGTGATCATCGGCACCTGGTGCCCCGACTGCCATCGCGAGACCCCACGCTTCGCCAAACTGCTGGAGCAGGTCGGCAACGACAAGCTGTCCGTGCGCTACATCGGCGTCGATCGCCAGAAATCCGATCCGCAGAACCTGGCGGCCGCCTATGAGTTCAAGCGCATCCCCACCTTTATGGTGATCCAGGATGGCAAGGAGATCGGCCGCATCGTCGAGACTCCCAAGCACTCCCTGGAGCAGGATCTGGCCGAGATCCTCAAATAA
- a CDS encoding prepilin-type N-terminal cleavage/methylation domain-containing protein produces MKIRGFTLIELVLVLILLGILAIVALPRFLNLTPEAQANAARAQTAALQQAVEFAHAKWQLESPGEEIVNLPGYVGGVLDMNPLGYPLGIDKNSPMGQPMQIGQGDQGCVSLWDTLLTDPPLATLPGDANSADADYHAYRHNENGDSAPMSRCSYVYRGGGDTRDRSSAALVVEYNSELGHVRLIER; encoded by the coding sequence ATGAAGATACGCGGATTTACCCTGATTGAACTGGTGCTGGTGCTGATCCTTCTGGGCATTTTGGCCATAGTGGCCCTGCCCCGCTTTCTCAACCTGACACCGGAAGCTCAGGCAAATGCCGCCAGGGCCCAGACAGCCGCCCTGCAGCAGGCGGTGGAGTTTGCCCATGCCAAATGGCAGTTGGAGAGCCCAGGCGAGGAGATCGTCAACCTTCCCGGCTATGTGGGCGGCGTATTGGACATGAATCCCCTGGGCTACCCATTGGGCATCGACAAAAACAGTCCCATGGGACAGCCGATGCAGATAGGCCAGGGCGATCAGGGGTGCGTCTCGCTTTGGGACACCTTACTGACCGATCCACCACTGGCGACACTGCCAGGTGATGCCAACTCGGCGGACGCCGATTACCATGCCTACCGCCACAATGAAAATGGCGACAGCGCCCCCATGAGCCGCTGCAGCTACGTCTATCGGGGGGGCGGAGACACCAGGGACAGGAGCAGTGCCGCACTGGTGGTGGAGTACAA